The nucleotide sequence ATTTGGGTCGTGGTCGCCTATAATAGTATTGATTGCCTCAGGACTTATTTGTTATCTTCTCAGCAACTTTATTTCCAATACTGCTGCGGCAGCCTTGTTAATTCCTATTTTGGTAACTATTTGTCAAGGAATGGGAGAAAACCTAAGCGCAATAGGAGGTACCTCTACAGTGCTTATTGGGATAGCTTTGGCAGCATCATCAGCGATGTGTTTGCCTATTTCTACCCCTCCAAATGCCATTGCGTACTCTACAGGCTTAGTAAAACAAAACGATATGCTGAAAGTGGGGCTTATCGTAGGGCTTATCAGTATGGTGATAGGGTACCTTGTTTTATTTATTGTAGGAGAAACACATCTCTTAGGCTAATATGAAGAACATTATCATAACAGGTACCAGCAGAGGTATAGGCTTTGCGCTAGTACAACAGTTGGCTGCGGAAGGGCATAACATTTTAGCCCTTTCGCGGCATACTGCTACTATAGAGGCACTGCAATTGCCTAATGTGCATTGTTTCCCTTTTGATATTACAAAAACAGAAGACATACAAACGGTAGTCACTTATTTGCAACAATGGCAGTGCGTGGATATACTCATTCATAACGCAGGAAAACTCATCAATAAACCCTTTGAACAACTTACTGAAACTGACTTTTTAGAAGTGTATAAGGTAAATGTATTCGGAGTGGCACAACTCACTCAGAAAGTATTGCCTTTTATGAGGAATGGCTCGCACGTGGTAAGTATCAGCAGTATGGGAGGGGTACAAGGGAGTTTGAAGTTTGGCGGTTTGGCAGCGTATAGTTCCTCCAAAGGTGCTCTTATTACCCTATCGGAACTTTTAGCCGAAGAATACAAAGAGCGCGGTATCATCTTCAACACCTTAGCCTTAGGTGCGGTACAGACCGAGATGCTCACTGAAGCCTTCCCTGATTATAAAGCTAATATCACCCCACAGCAAATGGCACGCTACATTGCCGATTTTGCCCTTAATGGTAGTAAGGTATTCAATGGAAAAGTATTACAAGTAGCCAATACAACTCCATAAAACAATTAAAAACTAACGACTAATAACTAAAATATGTACATCATTATTTTAACGTATCAAAAAGACCTTTCAGAGGTTGAAAAACATTTAGAAGCACATCGCGCTTATTTAGATAAGCATTATGCTTCAGGACATTTTGTCGCTTCAGGAGCACAAGTACCCCGTGTAGGTGGTATAATTTTGTGCAAGG is from Capnocytophaga ochracea DSM 7271 and encodes:
- a CDS encoding SDR family NAD(P)-dependent oxidoreductase codes for the protein MKNIIITGTSRGIGFALVQQLAAEGHNILALSRHTATIEALQLPNVHCFPFDITKTEDIQTVVTYLQQWQCVDILIHNAGKLINKPFEQLTETDFLEVYKVNVFGVAQLTQKVLPFMRNGSHVVSISSMGGVQGSLKFGGLAAYSSSKGALITLSELLAEEYKERGIIFNTLALGAVQTEMLTEAFPDYKANITPQQMARYIADFALNGSKVFNGKVLQVANTTP
- a CDS encoding YciI family protein encodes the protein MYIIILTYQKDLSEVEKHLEAHRAYLDKHYASGHFVASGAQVPRVGGIILCKAGSRGEVETIIAQDPFYQHKIATYQVIEFTPTKFSEEFGKVVS